A genome region from Spirochaetota bacterium includes the following:
- the map gene encoding type I methionyl aminopeptidase, giving the protein MAIFIYSEEEIKRVEDACRITAAVLDEVGKHVAEGISTYELDRIARDLIRKHKAIPAFLGYKGYPAAICTSINEVVVHGIPSKGQILKKGDIVGIDIGVQFNGYFGDAAKTFIVGKVGNNVKKLLEVTKEALERGILQCKDGNHLTDISHAIESHVVQYGFQPVHEFVGHGIGRNLHEEPSIPNFGKPGKGPVIKTGMIFAIEPMINEGTYQVEILEDGWTAVTKDRKFSAHFEHTVAVVNGSPKILTHI; this is encoded by the coding sequence TTGGCTATTTTTATTTACAGTGAAGAGGAGATAAAGCGAGTTGAGGATGCATGCAGAATAACTGCTGCCGTTCTAGATGAGGTTGGTAAGCATGTTGCAGAAGGCATCAGTACTTATGAGCTTGACAGAATTGCAAGGGATCTAATAAGAAAGCATAAAGCAATACCAGCGTTTTTAGGCTACAAAGGGTATCCGGCAGCTATCTGTACATCAATAAATGAAGTAGTAGTTCATGGTATACCCAGTAAAGGACAAATATTAAAAAAAGGCGATATAGTTGGAATTGATATAGGTGTACAGTTTAATGGTTATTTTGGTGATGCAGCAAAAACGTTTATTGTTGGTAAGGTTGGCAATAACGTAAAAAAATTGCTTGAAGTTACAAAGGAAGCGCTTGAACGTGGTATTTTGCAGTGTAAGGATGGAAATCATCTTACTGATATATCGCATGCTATTGAATCACATGTAGTGCAGTATGGATTTCAACCTGTTCATGAGTTTGTGGGTCATGGCATTGGAAGGAATTTACACGAAGAACCTTCTATCCCAAACTTTGGAAAACCAGGCAAAGGTCCTGTTATAAAAACAGGAATGATTTTTGCCATTGAACCTATGATAAATGAAGGAACATATCAGGTTGAAATTTTAGAAGACGGATGGACAGCAGTAACTAAGGACAGAAAGTTTTCAGCGCACTTTGAACATACTGTTGCTGTTGTAAATGGAAGTCCTAAAATTTTAACACATATTTAA
- the infA gene encoding translation initiation factor IF-1, protein MAKEEPIEVEGEVVEALPNAMFRVKLDNGHIVLAHISGKMRMHYIRILPGDRVTVELSPYDLSRGRITYRSK, encoded by the coding sequence ATGGCCAAAGAAGAACCAATTGAAGTTGAAGGTGAAGTAGTTGAAGCCCTTCCTAATGCAATGTTCAGGGTCAAATTAGATAATGGTCATATAGTATTGGCTCACATCTCTGGAAAAATGAGAATGCATTATATACGCATTTTGCCGGGTGACAGGGTAACAGTGGAACTGTCGCCGTATGATCTAAGCAGAGGCAGAATAACCTATAGATCCAAATGA
- the rpmJ gene encoding 50S ribosomal protein L36, translating into MKVRVSVKRICSDCKVIKRHGVVRVICKNPRHKQRQKKRTVK; encoded by the coding sequence ATGAAAGTCAGAGTTTCGGTTAAAAGAATTTGCAGTGATTGCAAAGTAATCAAACGTCATGGCGTTGTACGTGTGATATGTAAAAATCCACGTCATAAACAGCGACAAAAGAAAAGAACAGTGAAATAA
- the rpsM gene encoding 30S ribosomal protein S13, producing MARIAGVDLPNNNRVEVALTYIFGIGLSSSKKILEEAKVNPDTRVKDLTDEEINQLRKIIEKSYKVEGDLRTQIAMDIKRLMDIGCYRGIRHRRGLPVRGQNTKNNARTRKGNRKVSVGSKKKK from the coding sequence ATGGCACGAATTGCAGGTGTTGATTTACCAAATAATAACCGTGTTGAAGTAGCGCTTACGTATATTTTTGGAATTGGTCTTTCGTCTTCAAAGAAAATTTTAGAGGAAGCAAAAGTTAATCCTGATACCAGAGTAAAAGATCTTACCGATGAAGAAATTAATCAATTAAGAAAGATCATTGAAAAAAGCTATAAGGTAGAAGGTGATTTGCGTACTCAGATTGCAATGGATATCAAACGGCTTATGGATATAGGTTGTTACAGAGGCATACGGCATAGGCGAGGATTGCCGGTACGAGGCCAGAATACAAAAAATAATGCTCGTACCCGCAAAGGAAATAGAAAAGTATCTGTTGGAAGCAAAAAGAAGAAATAG
- the rpsK gene encoding 30S ribosomal protein S11, giving the protein MKQKRTKKQEKKNIPVGKAYIQATYNNTIITITDMQGNVVSWATAGGEGFRGSRKSTPFAAQMAAKAAAQKAMDNANMRTVEVYVKGPGIGREAAIRSLYQAGLNISKIKDITPIPHNGCRPRKRRRV; this is encoded by the coding sequence GTGAAGCAAAAAAGAACTAAGAAACAGGAAAAGAAGAATATACCGGTTGGCAAGGCGTATATTCAGGCTACGTATAATAATACTATTATTACAATTACTGATATGCAGGGCAATGTAGTATCATGGGCAACAGCAGGAGGTGAAGGTTTCAGAGGTTCACGAAAATCCACACCTTTTGCTGCACAGATGGCTGCTAAAGCTGCTGCACAGAAAGCAATGGACAATGCAAATATGAGAACCGTTGAGGTATATGTGAAGGGACCTGGTATTGGACGTGAAGCAGCAATTCGTTCATTATATCAGGCGGGTCTTAATATCTCAAAGATTAAAGATATTACACCTATACCCCATAATGGGTGCCGACCACGTAAACGAAGAAGAGTATAA
- the rpsD gene encoding 30S ribosomal protein S4, translating into MAKYTGPLCKLCRREMTPLMLKGRRCLTDKCAIKHKKYPPGPPRKRRTKLSDYGVQLREKQKIKRSYMLLEAQFKRVFEEATRLKGVTGENMLVLLERRLDNVIYRLGFASSRLQARQFVQHGHVLVNGKRVDIPSYLIKVNDIVEIREDFKTNTMLEDAIKLSKAVGSVPQWLEVDYDKRSGKIIRLPERKDIEPIFNEQVVVELYSK; encoded by the coding sequence ATGGCAAAGTATACAGGGCCTTTATGTAAATTATGTAGAAGAGAAATGACCCCTTTAATGCTGAAAGGGAGGCGATGCTTAACCGATAAATGTGCTATAAAGCATAAGAAATATCCCCCAGGACCTCCCCGTAAACGGAGAACCAAATTGTCGGATTATGGAGTACAGTTACGAGAAAAGCAGAAGATAAAACGCAGCTACATGCTGTTAGAAGCTCAGTTTAAACGTGTATTTGAAGAGGCCACACGGCTTAAAGGAGTAACTGGCGAGAATATGCTAGTATTGCTTGAAAGGAGGCTTGATAATGTTATTTACAGGTTGGGTTTTGCTTCTTCACGTTTACAGGCACGCCAGTTTGTTCAGCATGGCCATGTGTTAGTGAATGGAAAGCGCGTAGATATTCCATCGTATCTAATTAAAGTCAATGATATAGTTGAAATAAGGGAAGATTTTAAAACTAACACAATGCTGGAAGATGCTATAAAATTATCCAAAGCAGTAGGATCAGTTCCTCAGTGGTTAGAAGTTGACTATGATAAAAGAAGTGGCAAAATTATACGGTTACCTGAGCGCAAAGATATTGAGCCTATATTTAATGAACAGGTGGTTGTTGAGTTATATTCTAAGTAA